A single genomic interval of Microbacterium oleivorans harbors:
- a CDS encoding NAD(P)-dependent alcohol dehydrogenase yields the protein MTTIAHAAVLHAQDAPFTFEDVTLDDIRPDELLVRVAATGLCHTDLAVQHGHIPAPFPFVLGHEGAGTIEQVGAAVTGYAVGDKVAVSFASCGHCTNCLTGREAYCRNFMALNFGGAREDGSATITATDGSPVHGSFFGQSSFASHLIVEARNAVKLPADTDVELAGPLGCGVQTGAGTVLNSLDVPAGSAVIVTGTGAVGLSAIMGARVAGATTIIAVDILPERLAFASKLGATHTVNSKDEDAVARILEITGGVGADYAVDTTAVPAVVETLVAATAFGAKIALVGVPKPDTSIPLGAISGSGKTFVGAIEGDAVPQKFIPELLALYAAGRFPFDELITKYPFAEIEQAIADTQSGKAVKAVLVMS from the coding sequence ATGACCACCATCGCGCACGCCGCCGTCCTGCACGCACAGGACGCCCCGTTCACGTTCGAGGACGTCACGCTCGACGACATCCGACCGGACGAGCTGCTCGTCCGAGTCGCCGCCACCGGACTGTGCCACACCGATCTCGCGGTGCAGCACGGCCACATCCCCGCACCGTTCCCCTTCGTCCTCGGACACGAGGGGGCCGGCACGATCGAGCAGGTCGGTGCAGCCGTCACCGGTTACGCCGTCGGCGACAAGGTGGCCGTCTCGTTCGCCTCGTGCGGGCACTGCACCAACTGCCTCACCGGTCGCGAGGCGTACTGCCGCAACTTCATGGCGCTCAACTTCGGTGGAGCGCGAGAGGACGGCTCCGCCACCATCACCGCCACCGACGGCTCCCCCGTGCACGGCTCGTTCTTCGGGCAGTCGTCTTTCGCCAGCCATCTGATCGTCGAGGCGCGCAACGCCGTCAAGCTGCCCGCCGACACCGACGTCGAGCTGGCCGGCCCGCTCGGATGCGGTGTCCAGACCGGCGCCGGAACGGTGCTCAACTCGCTCGACGTGCCGGCAGGGTCCGCCGTGATCGTCACGGGCACCGGGGCCGTCGGCCTCTCGGCGATCATGGGCGCGAGGGTCGCCGGCGCGACCACGATCATCGCGGTCGACATCCTCCCGGAGCGCCTGGCGTTCGCGTCCAAGCTCGGTGCGACCCACACGGTGAACAGCAAGGACGAGGATGCCGTTGCCCGCATCCTCGAGATCACCGGGGGCGTCGGCGCCGACTACGCCGTCGACACGACCGCCGTTCCCGCGGTGGTGGAGACCCTCGTCGCGGCGACCGCGTTCGGCGCGAAGATCGCACTGGTCGGTGTGCCCAAGCCCGACACGAGCATTCCGCTCGGCGCCATCTCCGGCTCCGGCAAGACGTTCGTCGGCGCGATCGAAGGCGACGCCGTACCGCAGAAGTTCATCCCCGAGCTGCTGGCCCTTTATGCCGCCGGACGATTCCCCTTCGACGAGCTCATCACGAAGTACCCCTTCGCCGAGATCGAGCAGGCCATCGCCGACACCCAGTCGGGCAAGGCGGTCAAGGCCGTCCTCGTGATGAGCTGA
- a CDS encoding acetate uptake transporter family protein has product MTARTPRLADPGLIGLLGFVIATLTAQLEHLGLQNESPVFWVGAVFGGVVQVTAGMLSYFSGDDFHFIVYNAFGWYWICMPGFLLGGELGFFEVEGPARGVFTLMFAVLAVVFAVSAASRNTVLPVTLLAVSAGLGLQTVTAFGGPTVFGAAGSAALLLASGLAAYMLIEKFYARTLGRHLLPLGPSWFTIAATARPSVTPDETDS; this is encoded by the coding sequence ATGACCGCACGCACGCCCCGTCTCGCCGATCCCGGACTCATCGGCCTGCTCGGCTTCGTGATCGCCACGCTCACCGCGCAGCTCGAGCACCTCGGGCTCCAGAACGAGAGCCCGGTGTTCTGGGTGGGAGCGGTGTTCGGCGGCGTGGTGCAGGTCACGGCGGGCATGCTGTCGTACTTCTCCGGCGACGACTTCCACTTCATCGTCTACAACGCCTTCGGGTGGTACTGGATCTGCATGCCCGGTTTCCTGCTCGGCGGCGAGCTGGGCTTCTTCGAGGTCGAGGGACCGGCGCGCGGCGTCTTCACCCTCATGTTCGCAGTCCTCGCCGTCGTGTTCGCGGTGTCGGCGGCCAGCCGCAACACCGTGCTCCCCGTCACGCTGCTCGCGGTCTCGGCGGGCCTGGGGCTGCAGACGGTCACCGCGTTCGGCGGACCGACGGTGTTCGGTGCCGCGGGGTCGGCGGCGCTCCTGCTGGCCTCGGGGCTGGCCGCCTACATGCTGATCGAGAAGTTCTACGCCCGCACCCTGGGGCGACATCTCCTCCCCCTCGGGCCGTCGTGGTTCACCATCGCTGCGACCGCCCGCCCGTCCGTCACCCCCGACGAGACGGACAGCTGA
- a CDS encoding DUF1206 domain-containing protein — MGEPVHDAARAVERQPAARALARGGYVANGLVHLLIGALIIGVAFGGDRDADQTGAFRAVAEVPLGFVALWAAAALLAALGVWHLAEGMLASRRRRGVSVWGVRASEWGQAVVFLFFGGLSAAVALGARPQADETARDASRGVLALPGGVFAIVLVGVGVAVAGVVFVVMGARRSFRSKMMIPDTAVGVGVSALGVVGFIAKGVALASLGVVLTVAAVRARAEDAGSLDAAIRALLDLSYGPAIVVTVGAGLVGYGAFTVFRARYARL, encoded by the coding sequence ATGGGCGAACCGGTGCACGATGCGGCGCGTGCCGTCGAGCGACAGCCTGCGGCACGCGCACTCGCCCGCGGCGGGTACGTCGCCAACGGCCTCGTCCACCTCCTCATCGGTGCCCTCATCATCGGAGTCGCCTTCGGCGGCGACCGTGACGCCGATCAGACCGGCGCCTTTCGAGCCGTCGCCGAGGTGCCGCTCGGATTCGTCGCGCTCTGGGCCGCGGCTGCGCTCCTGGCCGCTCTCGGGGTCTGGCATCTCGCCGAGGGCATGCTGGCGTCGAGACGTCGGCGGGGTGTCTCCGTGTGGGGCGTGCGCGCATCCGAGTGGGGTCAGGCCGTCGTCTTCCTGTTCTTCGGCGGGCTCTCCGCCGCCGTCGCGCTGGGCGCGCGCCCGCAGGCCGACGAGACCGCGCGCGATGCCAGCCGCGGCGTGCTGGCGCTGCCCGGCGGCGTCTTCGCGATCGTGCTCGTCGGCGTCGGCGTCGCTGTCGCCGGAGTGGTCTTCGTGGTCATGGGCGCACGTCGCTCGTTCCGCAGCAAGATGATGATCCCGGACACGGCCGTGGGGGTCGGCGTGTCGGCGCTCGGCGTCGTCGGCTTCATCGCGAAGGGCGTCGCGCTGGCATCGCTGGGCGTCGTGCTGACCGTCGCCGCCGTCCGGGCGCGTGCCGAGGACGCCGGCAGTCTGGACGCCGCCATCCGGGCGCTCCTGGACCTGTCGTACGGCCCGGCGATCGTCGTCACCGTGGGCGCGGGGCTCGTCGGCTACGGCGCGTTCACGGTCTTCCGCGCTCGTTACGCCCGTCTCTAG